A genomic segment from Desulfuromonas thiophila encodes:
- the argF gene encoding ornithine carbamoyltransferase, whose product MKSVKSDFLCLSEWTAPQLDAILTLTAKLKAQHKAGEAQPLLAGKTLGMIFEKSSTRTRVSFEVGMFQLGGQAIFLSAADSQIGRGEPIKDTARVLSRYVDAIAIRTYSQTSVAELASYATVPVINALTDSYHPCQLMADLFTVQECKGSYSDQVYCWIGDGNNMANSWINAAAVFGFELRVATPVGYEPDPWVIERAVQRGARLTFTNDPLEAARGANVLNTDVWASMGQEQEQQQRIKDFAGFQINDATLGVAASDALVLHCLPAHRGEEISDAVIEGPHSVVFDEAENRLHVQKAILARLLGAA is encoded by the coding sequence ATGAAATCTGTGAAGTCTGACTTTTTGTGTCTTTCAGAATGGACCGCACCGCAGCTCGATGCCATCCTGACCCTGACCGCCAAACTCAAGGCACAGCACAAGGCCGGCGAGGCACAGCCGCTGCTGGCCGGCAAGACCCTGGGCATGATCTTCGAGAAAAGTTCCACCCGCACCCGGGTTTCCTTCGAGGTGGGCATGTTTCAGCTTGGCGGCCAGGCCATCTTTCTGTCCGCCGCCGACAGCCAGATCGGCCGTGGTGAACCGATCAAGGACACGGCACGGGTGCTGTCACGCTATGTCGATGCCATCGCCATCCGCACCTACAGCCAGACCAGTGTCGCCGAACTGGCCAGCTACGCCACCGTGCCGGTCATCAACGCCCTGACCGACAGCTATCACCCGTGCCAGCTGATGGCCGATCTGTTCACCGTACAGGAATGCAAGGGCTCCTACAGCGACCAGGTTTATTGCTGGATCGGCGATGGCAACAACATGGCCAATTCCTGGATCAACGCCGCCGCCGTGTTCGGTTTCGAGCTGCGCGTGGCCACGCCCGTGGGTTACGAACCCGACCCCTGGGTCATCGAACGGGCCGTGCAGCGCGGCGCCCGCCTGACCTTCACCAACGATCCTCTTGAAGCGGCCCGGGGCGCCAACGTGCTCAACACCGATGTCTGGGCCAGCATGGGCCAGGAGCAGGAACAGCAGCAACGCATCAAGGATTTCGCCGGCTTCCAGATCAATGACGCCACCCTCGGGGTGGCCGCAAGCGACGCCCTGGTGCTGCACTGCCTGCCGGCCCATCGCGGCGAGGAGATCAGCGACGCCGTG
- a CDS encoding acetylornithine transaminase, which produces MSFSQSWIERGNASIATTYGRYPLVVAKGEGCWLWDVDGRRYLDFLAGVAVNNLGHCHPKVVAALQQQAATLLHCSNYYHIPSQIRLAELLCQHSFADRVFFCNSGAEANEAAMKLVRKHSAERYGDNRYIVITALASFHGRTIGTISATGQEAVRKGFTPVVPGFRYVPFGDIAAMRDAVTEQVCAVMLEPVQGEGGVNVAPPGYLQAVRELCDAHNLLLVFDEVQVGCGRTGKLFAYQHDAVAPDIMTLAKALAGGPPIGAMLAREEVAASFTPGSHGSTFGGNPLITSAALAALDVLINEGVLDNCVAMGGYLRQRLEELCQRHDCAIEVRGRGLILGLQLNIEGAPLVKKALERGLLINCTAGKVLRFVPPLTVSRAEIDAALAILEPLFEEITAEE; this is translated from the coding sequence ATGAGCTTTTCACAATCCTGGATCGAACGCGGCAATGCCTCCATTGCCACCACCTATGGCCGTTATCCGCTGGTGGTCGCCAAGGGCGAAGGTTGCTGGCTGTGGGACGTCGACGGTCGCCGTTATCTTGATTTTCTCGCCGGCGTGGCGGTCAACAATCTGGGCCATTGCCATCCGAAGGTGGTGGCGGCCCTGCAGCAGCAGGCCGCGACGCTGCTGCACTGCTCCAACTACTACCACATCCCCAGCCAGATCCGTCTGGCCGAGCTGCTGTGCCAGCACAGCTTCGCCGACCGGGTGTTCTTCTGCAACTCCGGCGCCGAAGCCAACGAAGCCGCCATGAAACTGGTGCGCAAGCACAGCGCCGAGCGTTACGGCGACAACCGCTACATCGTCATCACGGCCCTGGCCTCGTTCCACGGCCGCACCATCGGCACCATCAGCGCCACCGGCCAGGAGGCGGTACGCAAGGGCTTCACGCCGGTGGTGCCGGGTTTTCGCTATGTGCCGTTCGGCGACATTGCCGCCATGCGCGACGCCGTCACCGAGCAGGTCTGCGCCGTGATGCTCGAACCGGTACAGGGCGAAGGCGGTGTCAACGTGGCACCGCCCGGCTATCTTCAGGCGGTGCGCGAGCTGTGCGACGCCCACAACCTGCTGCTGGTATTCGACGAGGTGCAGGTGGGCTGCGGCCGCACCGGCAAGCTGTTCGCCTACCAGCATGACGCGGTCGCGCCGGACATCATGACCCTGGCCAAGGCCCTGGCCGGCGGCCCGCCCATCGGTGCCATGCTGGCCCGCGAAGAGGTGGCGGCCAGTTTCACGCCCGGCAGTCACGGTTCCACCTTCGGCGGCAATCCACTGATCACCAGCGCAGCGCTGGCGGCACTGGACGTGCTGATCAACGAAGGGGTTCTCGACAACTGCGTTGCCATGGGCGGCTACCTGCGCCAGCGGCTCGAAGAACTGTGCCAGCGCCATGACTGTGCTATCGAGGTCCGTGGCCGTGGCCTGATTCTCGGCCTGCAACTGAATATTGAAGGTGCGCCACTGGTCAAAAAGGCGCTGGAGCGGGGGCTGCTGATCAACTGCACCGCCGGCAAGGTGCTGCGCTTCGTGCCACCGCTGACCGTCAGTCGCGCCGAAATCGACGCGGCTCTGGCCATTCTGGAGCCCCTGTTCGAGGAGATCACTGCGGAGGAATGA